A region of the Hyperolius riggenbachi isolate aHypRig1 chromosome 9, aHypRig1.pri, whole genome shotgun sequence genome:
tagtgaacccgccactgcatacctgttctgttcagtggacccgccactgtatacctgttcagtggacccgccactgcatacctgttctgttcagtgaacccgccactgcatacctgttctgttcagtggagtttggtgtgtcagtgtgaagcagtaccttaattacactccctgattgatgtatacacatgcaagatgttttaaagcactttaggcctgtcatttagcattcaatgtgatttctgcccttaaaacgctgctttgcgtcaaatccagatttttcccggtgacttttggcgtgtatcccactccgccatgcccccctccaggtgttagaccccttgaaacatcttttccatcacttttgtggccagcataattttttttttttttcaaagttcgcatccccattgaagtctattgcggttcgcgaactttaacgcgaaccgaaccttccgcgaaagttcgcgaacccggttcgcgaacctaaaatcggaggttcggcccaactctaccggagaccaggaaatgctccgtccataagaagatcctggagtattactgcactgaggatgctgcctgtgtctgtgtgaccTGCACTCTGGCTGGAGAACATCGGGGACACCAGGTGGAGACACTACAGGAGGCctctgagaagaagaagaagaagaagctgaggaatgatctgcagaaactgatggcagagacagaggaggctgataaaagagtccagagtctggaggaactcaggagaaaagcacaagaaaaagcagCTGCTGAAGCAGAGAGAGTCACTGccctgtttagagacctcaggagacGGCTGGAGGAGCTGGAGAAGAGAGTCCTGAGTGACATCACAAGGCGGGTACAATGCTATGATGACATCATCGGGCAGCTGGAGATAAAGAaggaggagctgtccaggaagatgcgtcacattgaggagctgtgtaacatgactgatccactgactgtcttacaggaatcacacacaggtgacttgtgtgacacggaggacagacatgataagcagctccatgatggaggggatctggatgtggccggcatctcacacacattacacacaggactggctaatatcatgtctggggtaactgAGGCAATCTATGGAAAGCctgcagacatattactggatgtaaacacagctaGTAATGATCTACATATATCAGATgacaggaaaactgcatcctGGTCACATATAGAGCAGAACCGCCCAGAAACAGCAGAGAGATTTCAGGGTTATTATCAGGTATTGAGCAGCCggagtttctcctcagggcgacattactgggaagtggatttcagcaaggcttggtgtacagaggcgccagagtagaataaaaacgtttaaaaaccgtctaaaagagggggatgttcaggtggacttacctccctcaaaaatataaaactcaattgagtcacaatatatcaatacaaaaatattttattgaactccacttgtggagttcaataaaatatttttgtattgatatattgtgactcaattgagttttatatttttgagggaggtaagtccacctgaacatccccctcttttagacggtttttaaacgtttttattctactctggcgcctctgtacaccaagccttgctgaaatcttgagtccaccctcggtggaggggtgctaccccatttcctatctacagagagcgacatcttaaaaacctgagtggggtcaggttctaatactccccacctgcacttgaagtggttgcctatgggtaacccatgtt
Encoded here:
- the LOC137533701 gene encoding E3 ubiquitin-protein ligase TRIM11-like, translating into MASAILTEELECPVCLTIYTDPVSLRCGHNFCRVCIDRVLDSQEGSAGYSCPECREKYKERPGLQRNIALRNIAERFLTTQSDQEEAGVHCTYCVDSPVPAVMSCLLCDASLCDKHLRAHSKAPEHVLCAPTTSPETRTRKCSVHKKILEYYCTEDAACVCVTCTLAGEHRGHQVETLQEASEKKKKKKLRNDLQKLMAETEEADKRVQSLEELRRKAQEKAAAEAERVTALFRDLRRRLEELEKRVLSDITRRVQCYDDIIGQLEIKKEELSRKMRHIEELCNMTDPLTVLQESHTGDLCDTEDRHDKQLHDGGDLDVAGISHTLHTGLANIMSGVTEAIYGKPADILLDVNTASNDLHISDDRKTASWSHIEQNRPETAERFQGYYQVLSSRSFSSGRHYWEVDFMDVGGSDFWTVGMCYPSIERNGEQSQIGYNNKSWGLDRGGDQYSVIHDRNQILLPDGIPSDRVRIYVDYEAGQISFDALCDPIRHLHTVITTFTEPLHAGLGVWDTAGYIKISGGSQGV